CCGTCGCGGCGAGGCCGGCCGCAAGCCCGGGGCCGATTCGGTCGAGGTATCCGACGTGGCACGCGCTCTCGCGAAGCTGATCGGCAGCGTGGGTGGCGACGCCCCGGATCCGGCGCGCGCGGCGCAGGTGGCCATCCTGCGCAACACGGTCGCCAGTGGCCGCTACCAGCCGAATCTCCACGACGTGGCGCACAAGCTGCTCTCCGAGGTCGCCGCCGAGATCGCGGGCTAGCCCGCCCGGGGCCGGGAGCCGATGGAGCACGTCGAGCGACTCTGCGCGGTGCTCAGCGAGGAGACGGCGCTGTGCGACGCGCTTGCGCGCGTGCTCCGCGATCAGCAGGCCGCGGTGGTGCAGCTGCGGGCCGACGCCATCGTGTCGTGCCTCGCCGAGCGCGAGAGCCTCCAGGCGCAGCTCCTCGCCGTCGCCCGCGAGCGCCGCGAGAGCGTGCGCGCCGCCGCGGCCGAGCGCGGCGCGACGACCACGAGCGCGGTGGAGCTCCTGCCGCTGCTGCCCGCGGCGCCGCAGGCGACGCTGCGCGAGAAGCTCCGCCGCCTGCGCGCGGCGTTGCTCGAGACACGCGCGCTCGAACGCGAGACGGCGCGCCTGGTCGGCGACGGCCTCGGTACCGTCAACGAGCTCCTGCGCGCGCTCCGCGCCTTCGTGCCCGGCGCGCGCTACGGCGCCGACGCCGCCATCGCCACGCCGGACGCGCCCGAGCGCGTCGATCGCCACGTGTGACCCATGGGACTCCTTCCACTTCTCGACATCGCCCGCAGCGGCCTGCTCGCCCACGAGTACGGCCTCTCGGTGATCGGCAACAACATCGCCAACGTGCAGACGCCGGGCTACACGCGCCAGCGCGCGATGTTGGCGTCGGTGTCGGGTGGCCTCGGCCCGTACGGTCTGCCGGTGCCGGGCGGCGTGCGCGTCGCCGGGCTCGAGCAGCTCCTCGACGGCTTCCTCGACCGGCGCCGGCGCCTCGCGACGTCGGATGCGAGCGGCGGCGCGGCCCGGCGCGACGCGCTCGGGGCTCTCGGCTCCCTCGTCGACGAGGTGAGCAATCCCTCGCTCTCCGCGGCGGTGAACGACTTCTTCGACGCCGCCGAAGCGCTGCAGCGCAATCCCGCCGGCATCGCCGAGCGCCAGCAGCTCCTCGCCCGCGCCGGCGCGGTCGCGAGCGAGCTCGCGCGCCGCACCAGCGGCATCGCCGCGCAGCAGCGCGAGGCCGACGATCGCGTGACCGCGCTCGTGACGCGCGCCAACGACGATCTCGCGCGCATCGCCGACCTCAACACGCGGATCGGCGCCTCGGCGGCCGAGGGCCCCGGCGCCGCCAGCGCGCTCGTCGACGAGCGCAGCCGCGTCCTGCAGGACCTGGCGGGCGTGCTGCCGGTCGAGGTCACGCAGCGGTCGGATGGCGGCATCAGCGTCTCGGCGGGCGGCGCGACGCTCGTCGACGGCGGCGCGATCGTCCAGCAGCTCGGAATCGCCGCCGGGAGCCCCGGGCTCGACGGACTCCCGCTCCATCAGGTCGGGATCGCCGGCGCGGGCGGTACGCTCGTCGGCGTGCCCGGCCTCGGCGCTCACGGCGAGCTGGGCGCGCTGCTCACGGTGCGCGACCAGGACCTCGCGACTGCGGCGTCGAACCTCGATACCTTCGCGGCCGCGTTCGCCGGCGCGGTGAACGGCGTCCAGACGAGCGCCGGCGCCGTCGACCTCGACGGTAACCCGACCGCGGGCGTGCCGCTGTTCACCGGGACGACGGCCGCGACGCTGGCGGTTGCCATCACCGACCCCCGCCGAATCGCGGCGGCGGGCTCCCTCGCGCCCGGCGACAACCAGAATGCGATGGCGCTGGCGGCGCTGCGCACGACCGCGCAGGCGGGCCTCGGAAACCTCACCTTCACCGGCTGGATCGGTGGCGAGCAGACCCGCATCGCGGGCGACGTCGCCGACGCGGACGCCGCGGCGCGCTCGGCCGAGCTGTGGGCGAACGAGGCGGAGGCGCAGCACGACGCCGTCTCCGGCGTGAGCCTCGAGGAGGAGCTGACGAACCTGCTCGCCGTGCAGCGCGCCTTCCAGGCTTCGTCCAAGCTCGTGAGCGTCGCCGACGAGGTCTTGGACGACCTCATGCAGATGGTGTGACGATGATCGGACGCGTGACCGACGGCATGCAGCTCCGCGCCCTCGTCGAGCAGCATCGACGACTGCAGACGCGGCTCGCGACGCTCCAGGAGCAGCTCGCGACCGGCAAGCGGCTCACGTCCGCCGACGTCGATCCGGTCGCCGCCGGCGCGGTGCTGCGTTCGAGTGGGACGCTCGCCGCCCTCGGCCAGTTCGACACCTCGAGCCGCTTCGGACTCGAGGTGCTGGGCGCCGAGGACACCGCGCTCGGACAGGGCACGGACCTCCTCGTGCGCGCCGAGGAGATCGCGACCACCTTCGCGTCCGCCGGCCACACGCAGGCCGACCGCGACGCGGCAGCCGAAGAGGTGCACGGCCTCCTGCAGGCGCTGACGGCGCTCGGCAACAGCTCGAGCGCGGGCCGGCGCATCTTCGGCGGGCTGGCGCAGGACGCCCCCGCGCCGTTCGCCGATCCCGACGGGCCCGGCTATACCGCAGCGACCGCGTACACCGGCTCGACCTACGAGTTCGAGCTGCGCACCGGCGATGGCGAGTCGGTTCGTCTGACGACGCGCGGCGACACCGTGTTCGGCCAGGCGCTGCAGGGGCTCGAGGCGCTGGAGACGTCGCTCCGCACGCCCGGCGTCGACGTCGCGACCACGCTCGCCGGCCTCGCGTCGGGACGGGACGCGATCACCGCCGAGCGCACGAGCGTCGGCACGCGCGAGACGCTGCTGCAGGCGCGGCTCACGACCGTGCAGGCGAGCAGCGCCGACGAGACGGCGCGGCGCTCGCGCCTCGAGGACGCCGACGTGATTGCCGTCGTGACCGAGCTGACGCAGGTGCAGCAGGCGCTCGAGACGCTGCTGGCCGCAGCCGGGCGCCAGAACGACACGAGCCTCGCGAGCCTCCTCAGAATCTGAGCCGGCATGGGTGGCTGGGAAGGATCCCTACGATGCTGATACTGACACGGAAGGTTGGCGAGCTGATCCGGATCGGCGATGCGGTCACCGTGCGCGTGCTCGAGGTGCGAGGGAGCCAGGTGCGGCTCGGCGTCGAGGCGCCGTCCGACGTCCGGATCTTCCGGGAGGAAGTCTATCGCGCCATGCAGCAGGAGCAGGCCGAAGGCCGCACGCCCGACACCGACACGACGCCGGTGAACGGCGATCCGCACGGAAAGCATCGCAGCTCTTGAACGCCCGCGACGTGGGTGCCATGGGAGCCCGATGCCCACGCACATCGCCGCACCGACCCGCGTCACCGCCGCCGGCAACAAGCCCAAGCTGATCGACGAGTACGTCGGGCGCGTCAATTCGCAGACCGCCTCCGTCAGCGTCGCGCACATGCGAAGCCCTGCCGGCTGGGTCGAGCCGGGTCAGACACCCGACTTCGACGAATACACGGTCGTCCTCGGTGGACGGTTGCGTGTCACGCACCGCGACGGCTCGTTCGACGTGCGGGCGGGCGAGGCCGTGCTGGCACACAAGGGCGAGTGGGTGCAGTACAGCACGCCCGATCCGGACGGCGCCGAGTACATCGCCGTGTGTCTGCCGGCCTTTTCGCCCGACACCGTGCACCGCGACGCGTAGGCGCGGCCGCGCCGCGTACGAAGTCGCGCACCTGGCGGGGATGGGCGTACAGCATTGTCCGCGTCCCGACCCCCCCTATGGGCCCCGCCCGACGCCCCTGAAGTCAGTTTCCACAGCGTTGAAAAGTCAATTTTCTCGGCTGCTTAGGTGCCAGACCGCTGACAGGTGGAGGGTCAATCGCCTGGCCCTTCCGGGGCGGTGGATTGGCTCTTGCTGTGTTGTCGCCTCCAGCGGTCACGTGTCTGACCGGGGGAGGGTTGGTGATGGAAGGGACTGCGGGGGAAGTGGGCTTCGAGGGCATCATCGGGCGTCATCCGAGCATGCTCGCGATCTTCGAGATCATTCGGCGGGTCGCGGCGACGGACGCGACGGTGCTGATCACCGGCGAGAGCGGGACGGGCAAGGAGCTCGTCGCGGCGGCGTTGCACAAGCTGTCGCGTCGTACGAGCCAGCGCTTCGTCCCCGTGCATTGCGGCGCGATTCCGGAAGAGCTCCTCGAGAGCGAGATGTTCGGCCACGAGCGCGGCGCGTTCACGGGCGCCGTCACGAGCCGCCTCGGTCGCTTCAAGCTCGCCGACAACGGCACGATCTTCCTCGACGAGATCGGCGAGATGAGCCCGAAGCTCCAGATGAAGCTGCTGCGCGTGCTCGAGGACGGCCGCTTCGAGCCGGTCGGCAGCATCGGGACGCAGCAGGTGGACGTGCGCATCATCGCGGCCACCAACCGCTCGCTCGAGCAGGCCGTCGCCGCCAAGCAGTTCCGCGAAGACCTGTTCTACCGCTTGCGCGTCGTCCCGATCGAGATGCCCCCGCTGCGTCGCCGGCGCGAAGACATCCCGCTGATCGTCGACCACGTGCTCGACACGCTCGCCGCCAAGGGTATGGCGCGCTTCACCGTCGAGCCGGCGGCCATGGAGGTGTTCCAGCGCTACTCATGGCCGGGCAACGTGCGCGAGCTGCGCAATCTGCTCGAGCAGCTCGTGGTGCTCGGCCGGCCCGATCAGGTGATCGAAGCGCGCGACCTTCCGCCGCACCTGGTGGCGCCGCGCGACGTGGAGACGGGCGTGTCGCCGATGCCCTGGCAGTTCGGTGCCGGCGGCATCGACTTCTATCGCGAGATGGAAGCGATCGAGGACCGCATCATCGCGCAGGCGCTCCGCCTTTCACGCGGCAACAAGAAGGAGGCCGCGCGTCTGTTGAGAGTGAATCGCACCACGCTGCTCGAGAAGCTGAAGCGCAAACGGGCTCAGGGAAGCCCGCTTGCCGTGCTCCTCGGCGGAGCGCTGCCGGAGCAGGCGGGCGACATGGAGGTGCCCGTCGAGGCGCCGCCCCTCACGATCGTGGCACCGGAACGCAGCCCCCTCGATCCCGACGTGCCGGGCACCAGTGGCCCGCGCTTCAACTACGCCGGCTGAGCGTTTCGGATTGCCATCGAAGCGCGGCGTCGCCGGGTCCGGCCCGGCGACGCCGCCGTCGTTTCAGAGCGGATGGATGCCCTGGAACGGGAACCAGACGGCACCCGGACCGTCGACGGCGGTCGCTGGCTGCTTGAAGAGGTTCAACAGGTACACCTGGTGGCCCGCCGTCACGCCCGTTCCGGCCATGAGATCGAACGTGGTCGAGAGGACGACGAAATGCTTGCCGAGCTCGGGCTGCAGCCGCGTCGTGTTCCCGCCCGGCGTCGGGATCGCGTAGAGCTGGTCCTCGCGCAGCATGAAGAAGAAGGGTTGACCCGAGCACACGAAGCCGATGCGCCAGTCGCGCTTCACCTTCGTCACCGCAGGATCCGTGCAGCCGCCGGCGTCGAAGGTCACCTGCGCGGTCGTGTGCGTCTTCGGGTCGTGGGCGAAGATCTGGGGCACGTCCATGTCGCTCTTGTCGCCGGCGAGATCGGCACGGCTCTGGAAGGCGAGGATCGCGCCGTCGCTGCTGAACGACGGATTGGTCGACGGCGCGAGCCCGTCGGTGATGGGCGTCGCGCCCTGGCCGGTCACGAGACCGAGCCAGATCTGCTCGACGCCCGTGTCGTGACCGTCGCCCGGCGCGCTCGTCGATTCGAACGCCACGCGCCCCTTGCGCGCCGACAGCGCCGGGTTGCGGCTCGTGCCGACACCGATGCTCAGCTGCGAGACGCCGCCCGTCGGCTGGCGCAGGAACACCTGGCGCGCACCCGCGTTGCCGGTGTTCGCGAGATCGCCCGTCGATTCGAACGCGACACGCTGCCCGCCGGCGTCGACGCTCGGGTTCGTGCTGGTTCCCGTCGGGTCGCCGGGGCCGGCCGTGAGGGTTCCGGTCTTGGCGACGACGATCTGGCGCCCCG
This DNA window, taken from Candidatus Eisenbacteria bacterium, encodes the following:
- a CDS encoding cupin, whose translation is MPTHIAAPTRVTAAGNKPKLIDEYVGRVNSQTASVSVAHMRSPAGWVEPGQTPDFDEYTVVLGGRLRVTHRDGSFDVRAGEAVLAHKGEWVQYSTPDPDGAEYIAVCLPAFSPDTVHRDA
- the flgK gene encoding flagellar hook-associated protein FlgK, with amino-acid sequence MGLLPLLDIARSGLLAHEYGLSVIGNNIANVQTPGYTRQRAMLASVSGGLGPYGLPVPGGVRVAGLEQLLDGFLDRRRRLATSDASGGAARRDALGALGSLVDEVSNPSLSAAVNDFFDAAEALQRNPAGIAERQQLLARAGAVASELARRTSGIAAQQREADDRVTALVTRANDDLARIADLNTRIGASAAEGPGAASALVDERSRVLQDLAGVLPVEVTQRSDGGISVSAGGATLVDGGAIVQQLGIAAGSPGLDGLPLHQVGIAGAGGTLVGVPGLGAHGELGALLTVRDQDLATAASNLDTFAAAFAGAVNGVQTSAGAVDLDGNPTAGVPLFTGTTAATLAVAITDPRRIAAAGSLAPGDNQNAMALAALRTTAQAGLGNLTFTGWIGGEQTRIAGDVADADAAARSAELWANEAEAQHDAVSGVSLEEELTNLLAVQRAFQASSKLVSVADEVLDDLMQMV
- a CDS encoding sigma-54 dependent transcriptional regulator, which codes for MEGTAGEVGFEGIIGRHPSMLAIFEIIRRVAATDATVLITGESGTGKELVAAALHKLSRRTSQRFVPVHCGAIPEELLESEMFGHERGAFTGAVTSRLGRFKLADNGTIFLDEIGEMSPKLQMKLLRVLEDGRFEPVGSIGTQQVDVRIIAATNRSLEQAVAAKQFREDLFYRLRVVPIEMPPLRRRREDIPLIVDHVLDTLAAKGMARFTVEPAAMEVFQRYSWPGNVRELRNLLEQLVVLGRPDQVIEARDLPPHLVAPRDVETGVSPMPWQFGAGGIDFYREMEAIEDRIIAQALRLSRGNKKEAARLLRVNRTTLLEKLKRKRAQGSPLAVLLGGALPEQAGDMEVPVEAPPLTIVAPERSPLDPDVPGTSGPRFNYAG
- a CDS encoding flagellar biosynthesis anti-sigma factor FlgM, encoding MKIGDKNGVDHSTLTGRVAPQTATPAGRRGEAGRKPGADSVEVSDVARALAKLIGSVGGDAPDPARAAQVAILRNTVASGRYQPNLHDVAHKLLSEVAAEIAG
- the csrA gene encoding carbon storage regulator CsrA, with amino-acid sequence MLILTRKVGELIRIGDAVTVRVLEVRGSQVRLGVEAPSDVRIFREEVYRAMQQEQAEGRTPDTDTTPVNGDPHGKHRSS
- the flgN gene encoding flagellar export chaperone FlgN, with product MEHVERLCAVLSEETALCDALARVLRDQQAAVVQLRADAIVSCLAERESLQAQLLAVARERRESVRAAAAERGATTTSAVELLPLLPAAPQATLREKLRRLRAALLETRALERETARLVGDGLGTVNELLRALRAFVPGARYGADAAIATPDAPERVDRHV